The following DNA comes from Weissella koreensis KACC 15510.
AGCACTATTGGTAATATTATATGAACCAACATTTGATAATGCGGCCATCTGTTTGACCTTATCCACTGTCGTCGTTGCTACTGTCATCGCAGGAGTAGCTGTACTTGTCTGGTTTGAACTATCGTCAGTCTTAGCTCGCATTTTATCAAACATTTTTTCCCGATCAGCGGACAAAGTTACCGTGGATCCCACCGAATCCGATGCAATTTTGGCTGAACTAAGCGCGGCATTTTGAATGATTAACCCCGCCATTACAAAAATTAAAATTACGCTGGCGACAATCGTCAGCAAGATGGTGCGTCCCTTTCGTGCCCACAGGGTCAGCCCTGCTCGTTTTATAAAATTCATAATATGTCCCTCGTTTTTCTATCCTGAATATTTTTCATTATAGGAACACGTACTTATACTAAGCATAAATATACTTCAAACGAAACTTAAATTCATAAACATGCACTATTTGAGATAAACGTTTATAAAAACCAAAAATTAAGCTAATTTTATCCAATCCATTTTGCACTGATTCAAAATATTAAAGTTAGCCTATTTTGATCATCATTTCTGATCAACAAAAAAATGCCATCAGTTATGACTTATTCATAACTAATGGCATCAATTTTTTATTAATCTGCAAAATACGCTTTTAAAGCATCGACCTTATCCAAACGTTCCCATGGCAAATCTAACTCTGGTCGACCAAAGTGACCGTAGGCAGCAGTTGCTTCATAGCGAGGTTGGCGCAAGTCCAATTCCTCAATTATTCCAGCTGGACGTAACTCAAATAAGTCCCGAATCGCTGTCACTAATTGTGCATCTGCAACTCGACCAGTCCCAAACGTATTAACATCAATCGAAACTGGTGCCGCCACACCGATTGCATACGCAACTTGAATCTCAACACGATCAGCTAATTCCGCTGCAACGATGTTCTTAGCAATGTGACGAGTGGCGTAAGCAGCACTTCGATCTACCTTTGTGGCGTCTTTTCCGGAGAAAGCACCACCACCATGACGAGCATAACCACCATAGGTATCAACAATGATCTTTCGCCCTGTCATACCAGCATCACCCTTAGGCCCACCAATCACAAAACGGCCAGTTGGATTGATATAATACCGTGTCTTTTCATCAACTAAATTGGCTGGCAAAATTTCATCAATAATAACCGCTTTAACTTCTTTTCGTAACTGTTCCAAGCTCACACTCTCACGATGTTGAGTCGATAAAACAACCGCATCAATCCGTTTAGCTTGATCATTATCATCTAATTCGACTGTCACTTGAGCCTTAGCATCCGGTAAAAGATATGGTAAAGTTCCTGTTCGGCGTACTTCGGCTTGTTTTTTAACCAGGGCATGTGACAAGACTACTGAAAGAGGAAGATATTGATCTGTTTCGTTGGTAGCATAACCAAACATTAATCCTTGGTCTCCAGCCCCAATTTGATCCAGCGGATCAACCCCACCATCTTCACGTTGTTCCATCGCACTATCAACCCCTTGCGCAATATCAGGAGATTGTTCATCAATCGTTAGTGCCACATGAATATCATCTGCTAAAAATCCAGCATCTGGATCATCATAACCAATCCGTTTTAGCGTTCGACGAACTATTTGATTCATATTAACATAGGCACTTGTTGAAACTTCCCCAAAAATATTCACAAATCCAGTTGTAACCGATGTTTCAATTGCGGTCCGAGCCATTGGATCGTCCTTTAAAATGGCATCTAAAATGGCATCTGAAATTTGATCGGAAACCTTATCGGGGTGACCTTCTGAAACTGATTCTGAGGTAAATAGACGTTTTTCCACCATCATAAAACTCCTTTAAGTATTAATTTTTTTATGTTTCTTAATTTTGATCAATAAAAAATGACATACGATAAGCGCATGTCATTTTAATGATCATTACGCCCATCTGCTAGAAGTTACCACATCGCCCAATTGGGTACGTTGGTGTCAGATCATCGGGTCTAGTCCCTCCCTGAACTCTTGATAGGAATGTTATTTTTACTGCTAGATTATATTTTACACGATTAAACAAAGATAACAAGGACTTTTAGCCTGAAAATTCCCAATCATTTTAGTATGTGACGTTTAAACTTGGCTCTCTAACACTAATCCTTCAAAAAAAACACGTAATGAAGTTTTACCATGTTCCGCTCGTTTACCTTGTAAGTATTGCATTTCTTCGTGTACATTTTTATATTCAAAAAGCGCATTTCCATAATTAATGAATAATTCATTCTCATAGTCATCTAAGCACAAATGAGCTAAATTGGTTAACCTAACTTTAAGCGCTCGTCTTACTCGCTGAAAAATAATCTTTTTTTCATGTTCATCAATTTGATAATCAGCTGCAAAATTGATTTCCTTAAAATGTAACTGCTTTTATAACATAATTTCAGCAATAAACAAGATATCTGATACTCCAGTCTCCGTCGCAATTCCTAATAAATTTAAAATCGAACGCATTTTAGCTTGTTGTTCTTTTTGAATCATCTTTTTATCTACCACTACTTGTAACGAAGCTGATTGATCGCCTAATAAATTCTGAATATGATTTAATTTTTGTTCCATTTGGAGATTTTGTACCACTTTTTCTAAAACCGTTTTAACTTCTATCACATTAATAGGCTTATCAATAAAAAATTCGATCCCACCACGATAAGCATCCTCACGTAAATGAGACGAGCGAACTTGTGAAATCATAACAACTCGCAAATCGGGTTGAATTACCTTTAATTTTTTAACCAAATCGATTCCAGACATCTCAGCCATCAATAAATCAACTAATAAAATATCAACATCCAAGGCCAGCCACTGATCCAAAGCTTCTCGGGCAGAATTAGCCCATCCCACCACGGTGAAATCAAAATTTTGTTCAATAATTTGTTTTAAAACTAAAGGAACAGAAACATCGTCATCCACAATAAAGAAATTCATTGTTCCACATCCTCCATCTTACTTTGCAAAAGATACACTGTAAAAGTAGTTCCTTCACCCGGCTTTGATTCAACTGTAATTTTGCCTTGAAATTGTTCCTCGATAATTTTTTTCGTATGGTATAAACCAATTCCTCGATAGACGTCGCCTGTTTGCAGATCAAATTTAGTCGTGAAGCCTGGTTGAAAAATTGCCGCTTGAACACCTGGATCCATTCCCACCCCATTATCATCAATTTCAAAAATAATTTCATTATTCATACGACTGATATTAATTTGTAGCCGCCCTGACCTTTGATTAGACATTGCTTCTAACCCATTTAATAATAAATTAGATAAAATTGTTACCAGCGCATAATGTTTACCCACCACAACTTCAACTTCATTTTGAGCCTGGACTATTACATTTAACTGTCTTTCCTTAATGGTAGCACGCAGATCGGAGATAACAATTCGTAAAATCTCAGTTAAATGCATGGTCTGCATTTGATTTAAATCAAATTGTTCACCCAAACCCGTAATTACATTTCGATAATTTTTCTTAACCTCATGGACATCACGAGCAATTTCTAAAGCGCGTTGACTAGCAGTAGGATTTTCATCCTGTAGACTTTGGTTCAAAAAATAAGCATTCTGCATAATTCGCTCAATCTCATCGACATTTTTTTGCATAAAATATAATTCATTTTTAACTGCGGCAGCCGCTAAAACAAATTGATAATATTGTTTCTCATGTTTTTCTTTACGCATCATTAAATTTAAATAATGGTAACCAAAAGCAAATATACAACCCAACGTACTACGTAGCAAAGCCACAATAAACAATAATTGGAAAAAATGGTAATCTGCAAAATTACCCTGATTCATTATGCCAATTTCAAATAAGTTAGCACCATAATCACACAAAACAATCGTACAGAAAAAGGTTAAATCGTTCCAACCACCACGCCTCCAATACAACCAATAATATAAAGCGCCATAACAAACATAGAACCCAATATCTGACAAGGTTAACAATCCAATCGTCGTAATCTGATCTGAATGGCTAAGCCACAAAAGTAATCCTCGAAAAATAGGGGATGCTAGCGCCACAGTCCCGACAAGTGAAAGTGGATTTAAATCGGTATTAAAATATAAAAAAGCTGGTAATAGCAATGGTGAAAAAGCTACGATAAAACCGGGCATCAATGCTTCAAAATTAACTTGCGAAGCCAAAGCAACACATAAAGCCACTACTAAAATTCTTTGCCATCGACCAAATCGATTCATTCTTAGACCCATTATCAATCCTTCTTAGTTTTATTTTTGAAGCTTAGTGAAGTTTTTTGAAACCGCTTACTTATAATATTATTGTAAATAAGAAGCCAAGTGTCAAGGAAGCACCCTCTTCCTAAATAATTTAAACACTGCATTTTTTGAAATTGTCTTCTTACCTTTACAAATTTAATCATAAAGGTTTAGGTGAATTCGTATGACTGGTCTTAAAAAACATGCACATTTTAGGCTCAAAATGCCAGGTGCCTTCGTAATTCTATTCTTATTAACCGTGATAGTCGTCTTGGCCACTTGGTTTGTACCTGCTGGAAGTTACTCCAAATTGTCCTATGATCAACCCAGCAAGCAGTTGAAAGTCCACGTTCCGGATGGACCCACTCATAAATTACCTGCTACCCAAGATTCATTAAAAGAATTAGGGGTCAAAATTGATATTAAACAATTTACAAGCGGCGGAATCACCCAAGAAATTTCCGTACCAGGGACCTATCGTCGTCACAAGCAACGGCCTGCTAGTGTCGTCGCCATTCCTAACAGTATGGTTCGAGGCACCATCGAAGCGGTCGATATTATGGTCTTTATCTTCGTTTTGGGTGGCTTGATCGGAGTCGTAAAAGCCAGTGGGGCTTTTGAATCCGGACTTATGGCCTTAACTAAAAAAACCAAGGGGCACGAATTTATGTTGATCTTCTTGGTCGCTGTCCTCATGGTCTTAGGAGGAACCTTGTGTGGAATTGAGGAAGAAGCTGTAGCTTTTTATCCCATTTTAGTTCCCGTCTTCATCGCCATGGGTTATGACTCGATTGTCAGTGTAGGGGCCATCTTCTTAGCTAGTTCAGTCGGGACAGCTTTCTCCACAATTAATCCTTTCTCCGTGGTCATTGCTTCAAATGCCGCTGGAATTAATTTTACCCAAGGAATTGCTTGGCGAATTGTTGGTTGTGTAGTTGCCGCCTGCTTCGTTATTGCTTATCTTTATTGGTATAGTAAAAAAGTTAAAAATGATCCCAGTTTTTCATATGCCTATGAGGATCGAACCCAATTTGAAAAAATGTGGTCGGTGACCGGTGAACAAAATAGTATTGCTAGAATCTTTGACTTTCGACAAAAATTAATATTAATTCTCTTCGTTATCACTTTCCCACTCATGGTTTGGGGTGTGATGTCTCAAGGTTGGTGGTTCCCTACAATGGCAGCTTCCTTCTTAACTTTTGCAATCTTCATTATGTTCCTAACTGCCACCGGACCAAGTGGAATTGGCGAAAAGGGTGTGGTAGATGCCTTTGTTGCTGGATCATCAAGTTTGGTAGGAGTTTCACTCATTATCGGATTAGCTCGTGGAATCAATATCGTCTTAAATGAAGGAATGATTTCAGATACTATGCTACAATTTTCATCATCATTGGTGACCCATATGAGCGGTCCAATCTTCATTTTGGCCATGCTTTTAATCTTCTTCGTTTTAGGCTTCATTGTACCTTCATCATCTGGATTAGCAGTTCTTTCGATGCCTATCATGGCACCTTTAGCCGATACTGTCGACATTCCTCGTTTCGTCGTAGTCACAGCTTATCAATTCGGACAATATGCCATGCTCTTCTTAGCCCCAACCGGCTTAGTGATGGCCACTTTGCAGATGTTAGATATGAAATACTCACACTGGCTTAAATTTGTCTGGCCTGTGGTAGTCTTTGTTTTAGGCTTCGGAGCTATTATCTTAGTTGCAGAAGTTTTGGTCTATTCATAAAAATAAATCTTATCTATTTTCAAAAGACTTCGCTACTTAATTGTCAGCGAAGTTTTTTATTAAGGTTTTAATCAGTTACAATCTCAATTCGAGTACGTTTAAAAACAAAAAAGGCTAGGACAATTGTCCTAGCCTTTTAATAACGTGAAACAAATTTAAAGTTAATCGCACTTATTGTTTGTTCAATTAAATTTAATTTTCAGTTATTAATTATAATTAATTTTTCAAGAAAGCAGTAACAGCGGCAGCAAGCACGATCAAGACCAACCCAATTACAATTACAAGCCATTCTTTTTGAGTCTTCTTAGTGTGCATTACAATAATTCCTGAAACGGTTGCTCCAACAATTGAAACTTGTGAAAGCACAAATCCAGTTGCCAAACCAAGCATTGCTGGTTGAGCAGAAACCAAGTATCCTAAGGCAGCCATAGAAAAGAAGAAACCAGAGAAAATTTGCTTGTAAGTTACGCTTTGCTTGAAGATGTTGTTGTGGTTCTTAGCAACTTCATAGATTCCAAGAATCAAACCAAAGGCAGCCATTCCCATTGCTTGGGCCAAGAACATGTGTAATCCATCAGTTCCACGTGTGTATTGTGGAAGAATTCCATAAAGTGAGTAACCAACTTGAGCAATCAACAAAACACCAACAGCCTTCATCAATAATTGCTTATTTCCAGCTGACTTCTTTTCTTGATAAGTAGTCATGTAAGCTCCAACCAAGATTACGATTACGGCAAGGAAACCATAAACCTTTGATGAAACAGGGCCCCAGTTACCAAGCATGATAACACCCCAAACAACGTTAGCCGTGATTTGGAAGGCCGTTGAAATTGGCATTGCCTTAGCTGATCCCAATTCGTTTCCGGCTTTATCTTTCATCCCAAAGGCGAAGATTGTCAAAACGTTACCAAAGGCCCATGCAGCCCCTGAGAAGAATGCCAACCAGAAGTTAGCTCCGTGTAGCATTGGCATTTGCATGATTAATGAAAGCACAATGGCAACGATAAATGTTCCCCAAGTAGCTCCAAAGATACCTTGAACGGGCTTACCACCAAAGTAAGAAACAAAAGTTGGATAAGCACTCCAACCAATAATCGCTAATAGCGAGAAAAGCAATCCATACATATTCATTTTTTCATCATCCTATTCTAATTGATTACATCGTAAAAACTTCCAAATTAAAGAAGCGAACCATAAAACAAATTAACAATCCCCTAAATTGGGGAAATCAATTTGTCGATACCCGCTTCTTAATCTAAAAGCATTAATATTTATTATTTAATTGCTTCTCCAGCAAAATCAACGTTTGATTCCAAAACAATGTTTGAGAATGGTGTGATTTCACCAGTACGAACTGTCGCAATATTATTATCATCACGGCTCATCGCTTTAAGCTCATCATGTGAAATGAATACAACTTCAACATCGTCATCCAACAAAGCTTGAATTGCAGCAAATTGTTCTGGATTGTCAGTCTTAATTTCTTCAGCCAAGTAGGCTTTTTGAATTTTCATTTCTGAAAGAGTTGCAGCCAAAACATCAATGAACAAAGGAAGTCCACGAACTACTGAAAGGTCAATTTTACGACCATCATCTTTAACTGGAAGACCTGAATCACCAATGGTTAACCATTGTGTGTGCCCAATTTCTGAAATGGCATTTGATAACTTAGTATTTAAAAGATTTGTCTTACGCATAATCTATCTCCAATTCAATAATTAATTAATTATTTGTGTGCTTCCAAAACAGCCAAAACTTCGTCTTCAGTTGGAATACTTGGTTGTGCACCGGCACGTGAAACTGTCAAAGATGAAGCAGCTGAACCGTAACGCATTGATTCTGCTAAGTTATCCAAGTTAGCGTGCAAACGAGTTGCAGTAGCTCCGATAAATGTATCTCCGGCTGCAGTTGTATCAACAGCACTAACCTTAAAGGCTGGCACAATTCCTTCAGTTCCATTATC
Coding sequences within:
- the metK gene encoding methionine adenosyltransferase; the protein is MVEKRLFTSESVSEGHPDKVSDQISDAILDAILKDDPMARTAIETSVTTGFVNIFGEVSTSAYVNMNQIVRRTLKRIGYDDPDAGFLADDIHVALTIDEQSPDIAQGVDSAMEQREDGGVDPLDQIGAGDQGLMFGYATNETDQYLPLSVVLSHALVKKQAEVRRTGTLPYLLPDAKAQVTVELDDNDQAKRIDAVVLSTQHRESVSLEQLRKEVKAVIIDEILPANLVDEKTRYYINPTGRFVIGGPKGDAGMTGRKIIVDTYGGYARHGGGAFSGKDATKVDRSAAYATRHIAKNIVAAELADRVEIQVAYAIGVAAPVSIDVNTFGTGRVADAQLVTAIRDLFELRPAGIIEELDLRQPRYEATAAYGHFGRPELDLPWERLDKVDALKAYFAD
- a CDS encoding DNA-binding domain-containing protein; this encodes MNFAADYQIDEHEKKIIFQRVRRALKVRLTNLAHLCLDDYENELFINYGNALFEYKNVHEEMQYLQGKRAEHGKTSLRVFFEGLVLESQV
- a CDS encoding response regulator, translated to MNFFIVDDDVSVPLVLKQIIEQNFDFTVVGWANSAREALDQWLALDVDILLVDLLMAEMSGIDLVKKLKVIQPDLRVVMISQVRSSHLREDAYRGGIEFFIDKPINVIEVKTVLEKVVQNLQMEQKLNHIQNLLGDQSASLQVVVDKKMIQKEQQAKMRSILNLLGIATETGVSDILFIAEIML
- a CDS encoding sensor histidine kinase, translating into MGLRMNRFGRWQRILVVALCVALASQVNFEALMPGFIVAFSPLLLPAFLYFNTDLNPLSLVGTVALASPIFRGLLLWLSHSDQITTIGLLTLSDIGFYVCYGALYYWLYWRRGGWNDLTFFCTIVLCDYGANLFEIGIMNQGNFADYHFFQLLFIVALLRSTLGCIFAFGYHYLNLMMRKEKHEKQYYQFVLAAAAVKNELYFMQKNVDEIERIMQNAYFLNQSLQDENPTASQRALEIARDVHEVKKNYRNVITGLGEQFDLNQMQTMHLTEILRIVISDLRATIKERQLNVIVQAQNEVEVVVGKHYALVTILSNLLLNGLEAMSNQRSGRLQINISRMNNEIIFEIDDNGVGMDPGVQAAIFQPGFTTKFDLQTGDVYRGIGLYHTKKIIEEQFQGKITVESKPGEGTTFTVYLLQSKMEDVEQ
- a CDS encoding YfcC family protein, whose protein sequence is MTGLKKHAHFRLKMPGAFVILFLLTVIVVLATWFVPAGSYSKLSYDQPSKQLKVHVPDGPTHKLPATQDSLKELGVKIDIKQFTSGGITQEISVPGTYRRHKQRPASVVAIPNSMVRGTIEAVDIMVFIFVLGGLIGVVKASGAFESGLMALTKKTKGHEFMLIFLVAVLMVLGGTLCGIEEEAVAFYPILVPVFIAMGYDSIVSVGAIFLASSVGTAFSTINPFSVVIASNAAGINFTQGIAWRIVGCVVAACFVIAYLYWYSKKVKNDPSFSYAYEDRTQFEKMWSVTGEQNSIARIFDFRQKLILILFVITFPLMVWGVMSQGWWFPTMAASFLTFAIFIMFLTATGPSGIGEKGVVDAFVAGSSSLVGVSLIIGLARGINIVLNEGMISDTMLQFSSSLVTHMSGPIFILAMLLIFFVLGFIVPSSSGLAVLSMPIMAPLADTVDIPRFVVVTAYQFGQYAMLFLAPTGLVMATLQMLDMKYSHWLKFVWPVVVFVLGFGAIILVAEVLVYS
- a CDS encoding GRP family sugar transporter → MNMYGLLFSLLAIIGWSAYPTFVSYFGGKPVQGIFGATWGTFIVAIVLSLIMQMPMLHGANFWLAFFSGAAWAFGNVLTIFAFGMKDKAGNELGSAKAMPISTAFQITANVVWGVIMLGNWGPVSSKVYGFLAVIVILVGAYMTTYQEKKSAGNKQLLMKAVGVLLIAQVGYSLYGILPQYTRGTDGLHMFLAQAMGMAAFGLILGIYEVAKNHNNIFKQSVTYKQIFSGFFFSMAALGYLVSAQPAMLGLATGFVLSQVSIVGATVSGIIVMHTKKTQKEWLVIVIGLVLIVLAAAVTAFLKN
- the rbsD gene encoding D-ribose pyranase, encoding MRKTNLLNTKLSNAISEIGHTQWLTIGDSGLPVKDDGRKIDLSVVRGLPLFIDVLAATLSEMKIQKAYLAEEIKTDNPEQFAAIQALLDDDVEVVFISHDELKAMSRDDNNIATVRTGEITPFSNIVLESNVDFAGEAIK